From Streptomyces sp. TLI_105, the proteins below share one genomic window:
- the pknB gene encoding Stk1 family PASTA domain-containing Ser/Thr kinase has translation MDTTLQDPLVGRLLDGRYRVDARIAVGGMATVYRAVDTRLDRVLALKVMHPALAADAAFVERFIREAKSVARLAHPNVVGVFDQGAEGAYVYLAMEYVAGCTLRDVLRERGALSPRAALDILEPVLAALGAAHRAGFVHRDMKPENVLIGDDGRVKVADFGLVRAVGSATATTGAVLGTVSYLAPEQIEHGTADTRADVYACGVVLYEMLTGGKPHSGDTPAQVLYQHLNTDVPAPSATVPGLAPELDGLVAAATARDPEARPHDAVALLALLREARAGLGDEQLDAVPPLARSEARDTAEDRTSVIARPVPTETDVLHTNRLPAPEAPPAARRRPPRGPLLVVLAVLLALGLGAGVWYISSGQFTRVPAVLGQSEAAATKRLSDAGLEVGTTKRAFSDVYERGTVMAVDPAPGERVRGNDTVTLMLSRGPEIVKVPNLKGKPLAEAKHLLKQEGLAPGVITEEFSDSVAQGSVIGSDPEPGTERSPDSAVALVVSKGSPIDVPDVSGETVADATAALQEEGLTVRVAPERINSPEEAGTVAAQSLAGGSRAAEGDVITLTVSKGPKPVEVPDVTDQSTADARATLEDAGFAVEVKKSFPYLGDTVASQSVKGGETAPEGSTITITIKGL, from the coding sequence GTGGACACGACCCTTCAGGACCCCCTCGTCGGGCGGCTGCTCGACGGCCGCTACCGCGTCGACGCGCGCATCGCCGTCGGCGGGATGGCCACCGTCTACCGGGCCGTCGACACCCGCCTCGACCGCGTCCTCGCGCTCAAGGTGATGCATCCGGCCCTCGCCGCCGACGCCGCCTTCGTCGAGCGGTTCATCCGCGAGGCGAAGTCCGTGGCCCGGCTCGCGCACCCGAACGTCGTCGGGGTCTTCGACCAGGGCGCCGAGGGCGCGTACGTCTATCTGGCGATGGAGTACGTCGCCGGCTGCACCCTCCGTGACGTCCTGCGCGAGCGCGGCGCCCTCTCGCCCCGTGCCGCCCTCGACATCCTGGAGCCGGTGCTCGCCGCGCTGGGCGCCGCGCACCGGGCGGGTTTCGTGCACCGGGACATGAAGCCGGAGAACGTCCTGATAGGGGACGACGGCCGGGTGAAGGTCGCCGACTTCGGTCTCGTGCGGGCCGTGGGCTCGGCGACGGCCACGACCGGCGCGGTCCTCGGCACGGTCTCGTACCTCGCGCCGGAGCAGATCGAGCACGGCACCGCCGACACCCGCGCCGATGTGTACGCCTGCGGTGTCGTCCTCTACGAGATGCTGACCGGCGGCAAGCCGCACTCCGGCGACACCCCGGCCCAGGTGCTCTACCAGCACCTGAACACCGACGTGCCCGCCCCCTCGGCGACCGTCCCCGGCCTCGCCCCGGAGCTGGACGGGCTGGTCGCGGCGGCCACGGCCCGCGATCCCGAGGCCCGCCCGCACGACGCCGTCGCCCTGCTCGCCCTGCTCCGGGAGGCCCGCGCCGGGCTCGGCGACGAGCAGCTGGACGCGGTGCCGCCGCTCGCGCGGTCCGAGGCCCGGGACACCGCCGAGGACCGGACGAGCGTGATCGCCCGTCCCGTCCCCACGGAAACCGACGTCCTGCACACCAACCGGCTGCCCGCCCCGGAGGCACCCCCCGCCGCCCGCCGCAGGCCCCCGCGCGGACCCCTCCTCGTCGTCCTCGCCGTCCTGCTCGCCCTCGGCCTGGGCGCCGGCGTCTGGTACATCAGTTCCGGCCAGTTCACCCGGGTCCCCGCCGTCCTCGGCCAGTCCGAGGCCGCCGCGACGAAGCGCCTCTCCGACGCCGGTCTCGAGGTCGGCACCACGAAGCGCGCCTTCAGCGACGTGTACGAACGCGGCACGGTCATGGCCGTCGACCCCGCCCCCGGCGAGCGCGTCCGGGGCAACGACACGGTCACCCTCATGCTCTCCCGCGGCCCGGAGATCGTGAAGGTGCCCAACCTCAAGGGCAAGCCGCTCGCGGAGGCCAAGCACCTCCTGAAGCAGGAGGGCCTCGCCCCCGGGGTGATCACCGAGGAGTTCAGCGACTCCGTCGCGCAGGGCTCCGTGATCGGTTCCGACCCCGAGCCCGGCACCGAGCGCAGCCCCGACTCGGCCGTCGCCCTGGTGGTCAGCAAGGGTTCCCCGATCGACGTGCCCGACGTCAGCGGCGAGACCGTCGCCGACGCCACGGCCGCCCTCCAGGAGGAGGGGCTCACCGTCCGGGTCGCCCCGGAGCGGATCAACTCCCCCGAGGAGGCCGGCACCGTCGCGGCCCAGTCCCTCGCCGGGGGCAGCCGGGCCGCCGAGGGCGACGTCATCACCCTCACCGTCTCCAAGGGGCCGAAGCCGGTCGAGGTCCCGGACGTGACGGACCAGTCGACCGCGGACGCACGTGCGACCCTGGAGGACGCGGGCTTCGCGGTGGAGGTCAAGAAGTCCTTCCCCTATCTCGGCGACACGGTCGCGAGCCAGTCCGTGAAGGGCGGCGAGACCGCGCCCGAGGGCTCCACCATCACCATCACGATCAAGGGACTCTAG
- a CDS encoding class II 3-deoxy-7-phosphoheptulonate synthase, whose product MTVNADSHAVAKATWRDLPAAQQPEYPDAEALRDVIADLESYPPLVFAGECDQLRARMGAVARGEAFLLQGGDCAEAFDAVSADHIRAKLKTLLQMSAVLTYAASVPVVKVGRIAGQYSKPRSKGTETRDGVTLPTYRGDSVNGFDFNEKARIPDPERLKRMYNASASTLNLVRAFTTGGYADLRQVHAWNQDFVKSSPSGQRYEALAREIDNALNFMKACGTDPAEFKAVEFYASHEALLLDYEGALTRTDSRTGKLYDTSGHMVWIGERTRQLDHAHIEFCSQIANPIGIKLGPTTTVDEALTYIDRLDPDREPGRLTFIVRMGADKVRDKLPELVEKVTASGAVVAWVTDPMHGNTFEAASGHKTRRFDDVLDEVKGFFEVHKALGTHPGGIHVELTGDDVTECVGGGDEIFVDDLHQRYETACDPRLNRSQSLDLAFLVAEMYRDQ is encoded by the coding sequence GTGACCGTGAACGCTGATTCCCACGCCGTCGCCAAGGCGACCTGGCGAGACCTGCCCGCGGCGCAGCAGCCCGAGTACCCCGATGCCGAGGCTCTGCGCGATGTGATCGCGGACCTCGAGTCGTATCCTCCGCTCGTCTTCGCCGGCGAGTGCGACCAGCTGCGCGCCCGGATGGGAGCCGTCGCCCGTGGCGAGGCGTTCCTGCTCCAGGGCGGCGACTGCGCCGAGGCCTTCGACGCCGTGTCGGCCGACCACATCAGGGCCAAGCTCAAGACGCTGCTCCAGATGAGTGCCGTCCTCACCTACGCGGCCTCCGTGCCCGTGGTGAAGGTCGGCCGCATCGCCGGCCAGTACTCGAAGCCCCGTTCAAAGGGGACCGAGACCCGTGACGGCGTGACCCTGCCGACCTACCGGGGCGACTCGGTCAACGGCTTCGACTTCAACGAGAAGGCCCGCATCCCGGACCCCGAGCGCCTGAAGCGGATGTACAACGCCTCCGCCTCCACGCTCAACCTGGTCCGCGCCTTCACCACCGGTGGTTACGCCGATCTGCGCCAGGTGCACGCCTGGAACCAGGACTTCGTGAAGTCGTCCCCCTCGGGCCAGCGCTACGAGGCGCTCGCCCGCGAGATCGACAACGCCCTGAACTTCATGAAGGCCTGCGGCACCGACCCGGCCGAGTTCAAGGCCGTCGAGTTCTACGCCTCCCACGAGGCGCTGCTGCTCGACTACGAGGGCGCCCTGACCCGTACGGACTCGCGCACCGGCAAGCTGTACGACACCTCCGGCCACATGGTCTGGATCGGTGAGCGCACCCGCCAGCTGGACCACGCGCACATCGAGTTCTGCTCGCAGATCGCCAACCCGATCGGCATCAAGCTCGGCCCGACCACCACGGTGGACGAGGCGCTCACGTACATCGACCGTCTCGACCCGGACCGCGAGCCGGGCCGGCTGACCTTCATCGTCCGCATGGGCGCCGACAAGGTCCGCGACAAGCTCCCCGAGCTGGTCGAGAAGGTCACCGCCTCCGGTGCGGTCGTCGCCTGGGTCACCGACCCGATGCACGGCAACACCTTCGAGGCCGCCTCCGGCCACAAGACCCGCCGCTTCGACGACGTGCTCGACGAGGTCAAGGGCTTCTTCGAGGTCCACAAGGCGCTGGGCACCCACCCGGGCGGCATCCACGTCGAGCTCACCGGTGACGACGTCACCGAGTGCGTGGGCGGCGGCGACGAGATCTTCGTCGACGACCTGCACCAGCGCTACGAGACGGCCTGCGACCCGCGGCTCAACCGCAGCCAGTCGCTCGACCTGGCGTTCCTGGTGGCGGAGATGTACCGCGATCAGTAA
- the thiO gene encoding glycine oxidase ThiO — protein sequence MRSSHVHVSDVRVSDVLVVGGGIIGLVTAWRAAQRGLRTAVVDPDPGGGAARVAAGMLAAVTELHYGEETLLGLNLASAARYPAFVAELTEAAGHDVGYRACGTLAVALDADDRAHMRELHALQTRCGLVSEWLSGRECRRLEPMLAPGVRGGLRVDGDHQVDPRRLATALVRACERAGVVFHRTLAERLAVVRDRARGVLLTGGEELTADQVVLAAGSLSGRLAGVPEEVLPPVRPVKGQVLRLRVPPAYAPFLSRTVRAVVRGSHVYLVPRDNGELVVGATSEELGWDTTVTAGGVYELLRDAHELVPGITELPLTETRAGLRPGSPDNAPLLGPTDLPGLHLATGHYRNGVLLTPVTGDAMAEALTTGVLPDEARPFTPRRFSPAPPVRQEQPA from the coding sequence ATGCGTTCTTCTCATGTCCATGTGTCCGATGTCCGCGTCTCCGACGTCCTTGTGGTCGGGGGCGGCATCATCGGCCTGGTCACGGCCTGGCGGGCCGCGCAGCGCGGGCTGCGCACCGCCGTCGTCGACCCGGACCCGGGCGGCGGGGCCGCGCGCGTCGCGGCCGGCATGCTCGCCGCCGTCACCGAGCTCCACTACGGCGAGGAGACCCTGCTCGGGCTCAACCTCGCCTCCGCGGCACGCTACCCCGCGTTCGTCGCCGAACTGACGGAGGCCGCCGGCCACGACGTCGGCTACCGCGCCTGCGGCACCCTCGCCGTCGCCCTCGACGCCGACGACCGGGCCCACATGCGCGAACTGCACGCCCTGCAGACCCGCTGCGGGCTCGTCTCCGAATGGCTCAGCGGCCGCGAGTGCCGCCGCCTCGAACCGATGCTGGCCCCGGGGGTGCGCGGCGGGCTGCGGGTCGACGGCGACCACCAGGTCGACCCCCGCCGGCTGGCCACCGCGCTCGTGAGGGCCTGCGAGCGGGCCGGGGTGGTCTTCCACCGCACGCTCGCGGAGCGCCTGGCGGTCGTACGCGACCGGGCACGCGGGGTCCTCCTCACCGGCGGCGAGGAACTGACGGCCGACCAGGTCGTCCTCGCCGCGGGCAGCCTCAGCGGACGGCTCGCGGGCGTGCCCGAGGAGGTGCTGCCGCCGGTCCGTCCCGTCAAGGGCCAGGTCCTCCGGCTGCGGGTGCCGCCCGCGTACGCCCCCTTCCTCTCCCGCACCGTCCGCGCCGTCGTCCGCGGCAGCCACGTCTACCTGGTGCCCCGCGATAACGGCGAGCTCGTCGTCGGCGCCACCAGCGAGGAGCTCGGCTGGGACACCACGGTGACGGCGGGCGGGGTGTACGAGCTGCTGCGCGACGCCCACGAGCTCGTCCCGGGCATCACCGAGCTGCCGCTCACCGAGACGCGGGCCGGACTGCGCCCCGGCTCCCCCGACAACGCGCCGCTCCTCGGCCCCACCGACCTGCCCGGCCTGCACCTGGCCACCGGCCACTACCGCAACGGGGTGCTGCTCACCCCCGTCACCGGCGACGCCATGGCCGAGGCGCTCACCACCGGCGTCCTCCCCGACGAGGCACGTCCCTTCACCCCCCGCCGTTTCTCCCCCGCCCCTCCCGTACGTCAGGAGCAGCCCGCATGA
- a CDS encoding Rv2175c family DNA-binding protein, with protein MTEIDVKIDALVPAWLNLPEIAEMLDVEVTRVRQLVKEGQLIAVRRGPNNALYVPAAFIQGDKVVKGLVGTLTLLRDDGFTDEEMLEWLFTPDESLPGTPAQALNENRGTEVKRRAQALAV; from the coding sequence GTGACCGAGATTGACGTAAAGATCGATGCTCTCGTCCCCGCCTGGCTCAACCTGCCCGAGATCGCGGAGATGCTCGATGTCGAGGTGACGCGCGTGCGGCAGCTGGTCAAGGAGGGCCAGCTCATCGCCGTGCGCCGCGGACCGAACAACGCGCTGTACGTGCCCGCCGCCTTCATCCAGGGCGACAAGGTCGTCAAGGGTCTGGTCGGGACCCTGACGCTGCTGCGGGACGACGGCTTCACCGACGAAGAGATGCTGGAGTGGCTCTTCACTCCGGACGAGAGCCTGCCGGGCACGCCCGCGCAGGCGCTCAACGAGAACCGCGGCACGGAGGTGAAGCGCCGCGCCCAGGCGCTCGCCGTCTGA
- a CDS encoding DUF4396 domain-containing protein → MQHEEHAHHGHEGHEGHRGHVGHVDHSNHAGHGDHTAHASHGEHHDHTAHTGHADHQSHATHATHAAHAGHEGHHAPGGTVSWAMAAQATLHCLTGCAIGEILGMIIGTAFGWGNMPTMVLAIILAFFFGYALTLRGILAAGVDFRTAFKVALAADTLSIAVMEIIDNGVIALWPGAMDAHLDEPLFWIVLAISLGVAFVLTTPVNKWMIGRGKGHAVVHQYHH, encoded by the coding sequence ATGCAGCACGAAGAGCACGCACACCACGGCCATGAAGGCCACGAGGGTCACCGGGGCCATGTCGGGCACGTCGACCACAGCAACCATGCCGGTCACGGAGACCACACCGCCCACGCGAGCCACGGCGAGCACCACGATCACACGGCCCACACCGGCCACGCCGACCACCAGAGCCACGCCACCCACGCCACCCACGCGGCCCACGCCGGCCACGAGGGGCATCACGCCCCCGGCGGCACCGTCTCCTGGGCCATGGCCGCCCAGGCCACCCTGCACTGCCTCACCGGCTGCGCCATCGGCGAGATCCTCGGCATGATCATCGGCACCGCGTTCGGCTGGGGCAACATGCCGACGATGGTCCTCGCGATCATCCTGGCCTTCTTCTTCGGCTACGCGCTCACCCTGCGCGGCATCCTGGCCGCCGGCGTCGACTTCAGGACGGCCTTCAAGGTCGCCCTCGCCGCCGACACCCTCTCCATCGCCGTCATGGAGATCATCGACAACGGCGTCATCGCCCTCTGGCCCGGCGCCATGGACGCGCACCTCGACGAGCCGCTCTTCTGGATCGTGCTCGCGATCTCGCTCGGCGTCGCCTTCGTACTGACCACGCCGGTCAACAAGTGGATGATCGGCCGCGGCAAGGGGCACGCGGTGGTCCACCAGTACCACCACTGA
- the thiS gene encoding sulfur carrier protein ThiS produces MNVSVNGESRELSGPLSLDALVATLTTAPSGVAAALNETVVPRGEWATTLLGEGDRVEVLTAVQGG; encoded by the coding sequence ATGAACGTGTCCGTGAACGGAGAGTCGCGCGAGCTCTCCGGCCCCCTCTCCCTGGACGCCCTCGTGGCGACCCTGACCACGGCCCCCTCGGGCGTCGCGGCGGCGCTCAACGAGACGGTCGTGCCGCGCGGCGAGTGGGCCACGACGCTGCTCGGCGAGGGCGACCGGGTGGAGGTCCTCACCGCGGTGCAGGGAGGCTGA
- a CDS encoding bacterioferritin-associated ferredoxin — protein sequence MDRVYVCSCFGVTEKQVKEHADAGACTPRQIASVSKAGTDCGSCVRRIQAILGRGSCPRRELLDQGMPALTVETVTELREAA from the coding sequence GTGGACCGCGTGTACGTCTGCTCATGCTTCGGTGTCACGGAGAAGCAGGTCAAGGAGCATGCGGACGCGGGCGCGTGCACGCCCCGCCAGATAGCCTCGGTCAGCAAGGCCGGCACGGACTGCGGTTCCTGCGTCCGTCGCATCCAGGCCATCCTCGGGCGCGGCAGCTGCCCGCGACGCGAGCTCCTGGACCAGGGCATGCCCGCCCTGACGGTGGAGACGGTCACGGAACTCCGGGAAGCCGCCTAG
- a CDS encoding sulfite oxidase-like oxidoreductase, which yields MGQPESGVHREAGQPDRSTDFPPDLPPGQRLQRGWPVTHYGPVPKFKPDRWEFRVFGATADGDKRCWNHEEFSALPFSTVVADLHCVTKFSMLGAEWGGVPARTILELAPPAPHVTHVMVWAEYGYSANMRLADFAADGTIFATHKDGELLTAEHGFPLRLVVPHLYAWKGPKWVRGVEYMAADRRGFWEERGYHNLGDPWTEQRYSYQEEPGDGPEL from the coding sequence ATGGGTCAGCCGGAGAGCGGAGTACACCGGGAAGCGGGTCAGCCGGATCGTTCGACGGACTTTCCGCCGGATCTGCCCCCGGGGCAGCGGCTGCAGCGCGGCTGGCCGGTCACCCATTACGGGCCCGTCCCCAAGTTCAAGCCGGACCGCTGGGAGTTCCGCGTCTTCGGGGCGACGGCCGACGGCGACAAGCGGTGCTGGAACCACGAGGAATTCTCGGCCCTTCCGTTCTCCACGGTCGTGGCCGATCTGCACTGCGTCACGAAGTTCAGCATGCTCGGGGCCGAATGGGGCGGCGTCCCCGCCCGCACGATCCTGGAGCTCGCTCCGCCCGCCCCCCACGTGACGCACGTGATGGTCTGGGCCGAGTACGGATACAGCGCCAACATGCGGCTCGCCGACTTCGCCGCGGACGGCACGATCTTCGCCACCCACAAGGACGGGGAGCTGCTCACCGCCGAGCACGGCTTCCCGCTGCGGCTCGTCGTCCCGCACCTGTACGCCTGGAAGGGGCCCAAGTGGGTCCGGGGCGTGGAGTACATGGCGGCCGACCGCCGGGGCTTCTGGGAGGAGCGCGGCTACCACAACCTCGGTGATCCGTGGACGGAGCAGCGCTACTCGTACCAGGAGGAACCGGGAGACGGCCCGGAGCTGTAG
- a CDS encoding thiazole synthase, with protein sequence MSDDVFTLGGTDFTSRLIMGTGGAPSLDILERSLAASGTELTTVAMRRLDPTVQGSVLSVLERLGIRVLPNTAGCYTAGEAVLTARLAREALGTNWIKLEVVADERTLLPDGEELLAAAETLVDDGFVVLPYTNDDPVLARKLEDVGCAAIMPLGSPIGSGLGIRNPHNFQLIVERAEVPVILDAGAGTASDVALAMELGCAAVMLASAVTRAQEPVLMASAMRHAVSAGRLAFRAGRIPRRHFASASSPTTGQAHLDPERPAF encoded by the coding sequence ATGTCCGACGACGTCTTCACCCTCGGCGGTACGGATTTCACCTCCCGCCTCATCATGGGCACCGGCGGCGCCCCCAGCCTCGACATCCTGGAACGCTCCCTCGCCGCCAGCGGTACGGAACTGACGACGGTCGCCATGCGGCGCCTGGACCCCACGGTCCAGGGCTCGGTCCTCTCCGTCCTGGAACGCCTCGGCATCCGTGTCCTGCCGAACACGGCGGGCTGCTACACGGCGGGCGAGGCCGTCCTCACCGCCCGCCTCGCCCGGGAGGCGCTCGGCACGAACTGGATCAAGCTGGAGGTCGTCGCCGACGAGCGCACCCTCCTGCCGGACGGCGAGGAGCTCCTGGCCGCGGCCGAGACCCTGGTCGACGACGGTTTCGTGGTCCTCCCCTACACCAACGACGACCCCGTCCTGGCCCGGAAGCTGGAGGACGTGGGCTGCGCGGCGATCATGCCGCTCGGCTCCCCCATCGGCTCCGGACTCGGCATCCGCAACCCGCACAACTTCCAGCTGATCGTCGAACGGGCCGAGGTCCCCGTGATCCTCGACGCCGGCGCGGGAACGGCCTCGGACGTGGCGCTCGCGATGGAGCTGGGGTGCGCGGCGGTGATGCTGGCGTCGGCGGTGACGCGGGCGCAGGAGCCGGTGCTGATGGCCTCGGCGATGCGGCACGCGGTCTCGGCGGGACGGCTGGCCTTTCGTGCGGGCCGCATCCCCCGCCGGCACTTCGCCTCCGCGTCCTCCCCGACCACGGGCCAGGCCCACCTGGACCCCGAACGCCCGGCCTTCTGA
- a CDS encoding NAD(P)/FAD-dependent oxidoreductase, whose protein sequence is MSEQKQAQQHVVIVGAGMAGVQTAVALREQGFTGPLTLIGAEPHQPYDRPPLSKAILLGKAEDSAFEIDFEELGIELRLGLDVTGLRAADHEIDTEAGPVAYDTLVVATGAHPVTLPGTEGVPGVHLLRTLDDAVRLGPVLERRHSLVVVGAGWIGAEFATAAREAGCAVTVVEAADRPLAGALPAEVAAPMAEWYGASGAELLTHARVATVEPGAPGRVVLADGRELPADAVVVGIGARPATGWLTGSGIALDPSGAVTADDRLRTSLPDVYAVGDCASFPSARYGERLLVHHWDNALQGPRVVAAAITGAADVPYDPVPYFWSEQFGRFVQYAGHHADADELLWRGDPADEAWSVLWLRAGVPVALLAVGRPRDLAQGRKLIEAAVPVDPERAADPSVPLKAAVR, encoded by the coding sequence GTGAGTGAGCAGAAGCAGGCCCAGCAGCACGTCGTGATCGTCGGCGCCGGAATGGCGGGCGTCCAGACCGCCGTCGCCCTGCGCGAGCAGGGCTTCACCGGCCCCCTGACCCTCATCGGGGCCGAACCCCACCAGCCCTACGACCGGCCGCCGCTCTCCAAGGCGATCCTCCTCGGCAAGGCCGAGGACTCCGCCTTCGAGATCGACTTCGAGGAGCTCGGCATCGAGCTCCGGCTCGGCCTGGACGTCACCGGACTGCGCGCCGCCGACCACGAGATCGACACCGAGGCCGGACCCGTCGCGTACGACACCCTGGTCGTCGCCACCGGAGCCCACCCCGTCACCCTGCCCGGCACCGAGGGCGTCCCCGGCGTCCACCTGCTGCGCACCCTCGACGACGCCGTGCGCCTCGGGCCCGTCCTGGAGCGCCGCCACTCTCTCGTGGTCGTCGGCGCCGGCTGGATCGGCGCCGAGTTCGCCACCGCCGCGCGCGAGGCGGGCTGCGCCGTCACCGTCGTCGAGGCCGCCGACCGCCCCCTCGCGGGAGCGCTGCCCGCCGAGGTCGCCGCCCCCATGGCCGAGTGGTACGGGGCGAGCGGCGCCGAACTCCTCACCCACGCGCGCGTGGCCACGGTCGAGCCCGGCGCGCCCGGCCGCGTCGTCCTCGCCGACGGCCGCGAACTGCCCGCCGACGCCGTCGTCGTCGGCATCGGCGCCCGCCCCGCCACCGGCTGGCTCACCGGCTCCGGCATCGCCCTCGACCCGAGCGGCGCCGTCACCGCGGACGACCGGCTGCGCACCTCCCTGCCCGACGTGTACGCCGTCGGCGACTGCGCCTCCTTCCCCTCCGCCCGCTACGGGGAGCGGCTCCTCGTCCACCACTGGGACAACGCGCTCCAGGGGCCCCGCGTGGTCGCCGCGGCGATCACCGGCGCCGCCGACGTGCCGTACGACCCGGTGCCGTACTTCTGGTCCGAGCAGTTCGGCCGCTTCGTCCAGTACGCGGGACACCACGCGGACGCCGACGAGCTGCTGTGGCGCGGCGACCCGGCCGACGAGGCCTGGTCCGTGCTCTGGCTGCGCGCCGGCGTGCCGGTGGCCCTCCTCGCGGTCGGCCGCCCGCGCGACCTGGCCCAGGGCCGCAAGCTCATCGAGGCCGCCGTGCCCGTCGACCCCGAGCGCGCCGCGGACCCGTCCGTCCCCCTGAAGGCGGCAGTCCGGTAG
- the bfr gene encoding bacterioferritin, with protein sequence MQGDPEVLEFLNEQLTGELTAINQYWLHYRIQDNKGWTKLAKYTREESIDEMKHADKLTERILMLDGLPNYQRLFHVRVGQTITEMFQADRQVEVEAIDRLRRGIEVMRAKGDITSANLFEEILADEEHHIDYLDTQLELIESLGEALYVSTLIEQPS encoded by the coding sequence ATGCAGGGCGACCCCGAGGTCCTCGAGTTCCTCAATGAGCAGCTGACCGGCGAGCTGACGGCCATCAACCAGTACTGGCTGCACTACCGCATCCAGGACAACAAGGGGTGGACGAAGCTCGCCAAGTACACCCGCGAAGAGTCCATCGACGAGATGAAGCACGCGGACAAGCTGACCGAGCGCATCCTGATGCTCGACGGCCTGCCCAACTACCAGCGGCTCTTCCATGTGCGGGTCGGCCAGACGATCACCGAGATGTTCCAGGCGGACCGCCAGGTCGAGGTGGAGGCGATCGACCGCCTCAGGCGCGGGATCGAGGTCATGCGCGCCAAGGGGGACATCACGTCCGCCAACCTCTTCGAGGAGATCCTGGCCGACGAGGAGCACCACATCGACTACCTGGACACGCAGCTGGAGCTGATCGAGTCCCTGGGTGAGGCGCTGTACGTCTCGACGCTGATCGAGCAGCCCAGCTAG
- a CDS encoding deoxyribonuclease IV: MRNPVGGHVPVAGGLATTGLCYARELGAETVQVFVANPRGWATPVGNPAQDERFRAECEAESISAWVHAPYLINFGSHTEATVEKSVESLRHSLRRGREIGAKGVVVHTGSATGGRPREVALAQVRERMLPLLDELTHEDDPYLLLESTAGQGFSLCSRTWDFGPYFDALDHHPKLGVCLDTCHIFAAGHDLAGPHGAAQTLDLLVDTVGEGRLKLIHANDSKDVVGAHKDRHANIGAGHIGEEAFGKLLRHPATENVPLIIETPGGKEGHVADIELLKKLRERRG, encoded by the coding sequence ATGCGCAACCCCGTCGGCGGCCACGTCCCCGTGGCCGGTGGCCTCGCCACGACCGGCCTCTGCTACGCCCGTGAGCTCGGCGCCGAGACCGTGCAGGTCTTCGTCGCCAATCCGCGCGGCTGGGCGACCCCGGTCGGCAACCCGGCCCAGGACGAGCGCTTCCGGGCCGAGTGCGAGGCCGAGTCGATCTCGGCGTGGGTGCACGCCCCGTACCTGATCAACTTCGGGTCCCACACCGAGGCCACGGTGGAGAAGTCGGTGGAGTCCCTGCGGCACTCGCTGCGCCGGGGCCGGGAGATCGGCGCCAAGGGCGTGGTGGTGCACACCGGCTCGGCGACCGGCGGCCGGCCGCGCGAGGTGGCGCTCGCCCAGGTGCGCGAGCGGATGCTGCCGCTCCTCGACGAGCTGACGCACGAGGACGACCCGTACCTGCTCCTGGAGTCGACGGCGGGCCAGGGCTTCTCGCTCTGCTCGCGGACCTGGGACTTCGGCCCGTACTTCGACGCGCTCGACCACCACCCGAAGCTGGGCGTCTGCCTCGACACCTGTCACATCTTCGCTGCCGGCCACGACCTGGCGGGCCCGCACGGAGCGGCGCAGACGCTGGACCTGCTGGTGGACACGGTCGGCGAGGGGCGGCTCAAGCTGATCCACGCCAACGACTCGAAGGACGTCGTGGGCGCGCACAAGGACCGGCACGCGAACATCGGGGCAGGTCACATAGGCGAGGAGGCCTTCGGGAAACTCCTGCGCCACCCGGCCACCGAGAACGTACCGCTGATCATCGAGACCCCGGGCGGCAAGGAAGGACACGTCGCCGACATCGAGCTCCTGAAGAAGCTCCGCGAGCGCCGAGGTTGA